One genomic segment of Phalacrocorax carbo chromosome Z, bPhaCar2.1, whole genome shotgun sequence includes these proteins:
- the NSA2 gene encoding ribosome biogenesis protein NSA2 homolog — translation MPQNEHIELHRRRYGYRLDHHERKRKKEGREAHERSRRAKKMIGLKAKLYHKQRHAEKIQMKKTIKMHEKRNTKEKNDEKTPKGAVPAYLLDREGQSRAKVLSNMIKQKRKEKAGKWEVPVPKVRAQGETEVLKVIRTGKRKKKAWKRMVTKVCFVGDGFTRKPPKYERFIRPMGLRFKKAHVTHPELKATFCLPILGVKKNPSSPLYTTLGVITKGTVIEVNVSELGLVTQGGKVIWGKYAQVTNNPENDGCINAVLLV, via the exons ATG CCGCAGAACGAGCACATCGAGCTGCACCGCAGGCGCTATGGGTACCGGCTGGACCACCAcgagaggaagaggaagaaggagggcCGGGAGGCGCACGAGCGGTCCCGGAGGGCCAAGAAGATGATCGGGCTGAAGGCGAAGCTCTACCACAAGCAGCGGCACGCCGAGAAGATACAGATGAAGAAGAC catTAAAATGCAcgaaaagagaaatacaaaggaaaagaatgatgAAAAAACACCTAAAGGAGCGGTACCAGCATACCTGCTGGACAGAGAGGGCCAGTCCCGAGCTAAGGTTCTCTCTAACATGatcaagcagaaaagaaaagaaaaagct GGGAAATGGGAGGTTCCTGTGCCGAAGGTCCGTGCACaaggagaaacagaagttttaaaagtgattcgtacaggaaagagaaagaagaaggcCTGGAAGAGAATGGTTACcaaagtttgttttgttggaGATGGCTTTACTAGGAAGCCTCCTAAATACGAGCGATTCATCCGACCAATG GGCTTACGTTTCAAGAAGGCTCATGTGACACATCCTGAACTTAAAGCTACTTTTTGCCTACCTATCCTTGGTGTAAAAAAGAATCCTTCTTCTCCTCTGTATACAACGCTGGGTGTAATTACCAAGGGTACCGTCATTGAGGTGAACGTGAGCGAGCTAGGCCTCGTGACACAAGGGGGCAAAGTTATCTGGG GGAAATATGCACAAGTAACAAACAATCCAGAAAATGATGGCTGTATTAATGCAGTTCTACTTGTTTAA